The following are from one region of the Microbacterium paraoxydans genome:
- a CDS encoding GntR family transcriptional regulator, which translates to MAAIEGVTKHERVRRHLEKVIDQGLAPHEKLPTERELAESLEVNRQTVRRALDELERDGLVYRLQGAGTFVSASRISKAFELTSFSEDMLARNMRPGSLSVDVGTAAAGQTAGYALNLSPQSPVVRIRRVRTADDIPICLEVCSIAADTVPGLEDGIVGDSLYDDLRTRFGITAVRADQEIHAVVLDEEQAAALQTPPFSPAFLVKRTTYDARSRPIEYAESVYRGDRYSYLVSIARP; encoded by the coding sequence ATGGCGGCGATCGAGGGCGTCACGAAGCACGAACGCGTGCGGCGGCATCTGGAGAAGGTCATCGACCAGGGGCTCGCACCCCACGAGAAGCTGCCCACGGAGCGCGAGCTCGCGGAGTCGCTCGAGGTGAACCGGCAGACGGTGCGTCGCGCCCTCGACGAGCTCGAACGGGACGGCCTGGTGTACCGGCTGCAGGGGGCGGGCACCTTCGTGAGCGCCTCGCGGATCAGCAAGGCGTTCGAGCTGACGTCGTTCTCGGAAGACATGCTCGCCCGGAACATGAGGCCCGGCTCCCTCTCCGTCGACGTCGGCACCGCGGCGGCCGGGCAGACCGCCGGATACGCCCTGAACCTCAGCCCGCAGTCCCCCGTCGTGCGGATCCGCCGCGTCCGGACCGCCGACGACATCCCGATCTGCCTGGAGGTGTGCTCGATCGCGGCCGACACCGTGCCGGGTCTGGAGGACGGCATCGTGGGCGACTCGCTCTACGACGACCTGCGCACCCGGTTCGGCATCACCGCCGTGCGCGCCGACCAGGAGATCCACGCGGTCGTCCTCGACGAGGAGCAGGCGGCCGCGCTGCAGACGCCGCCGTTCTCCCCCGCCTTCCTCGTGAAGCGCACGACCTACGACGCCCGCAGCCGCCCGATCGAGTACGCCGAGTCGGTGTACCGCGGCGACCGCTACTCGTATCTCGTCTCCATCGCCCGCCCCTGA
- a CDS encoding ABC transporter substrate-binding protein, with protein sequence MHVKHNMRRRVLVAGAVGTATIVALSGCAGGGGDADGPTEITFSYLWGGEEAKALEAIIADFNASQDDIVVKGVSSPDTQKQLTSMSSSNGSFDISDNFGNTVGAWASKGILAPLDEAIAAEDIDVDDFVPSAMEQMTYDGKIYSLPIAIHSFQLLYNPQLLEEAGVTPPTTMDELAAAIPKLTKKDASGKITQLGLGSANDSTTLTTLGYAFGGSWDGEDGPTPAEDGNIEALQWYQDNVIEPVGADAMATFVSGQGEYLSAQDPFFSGQVAMIIDGEWRSASAAKIAPEFEWGVTAIPAASPDLENSTQVTASTLFIPANSKHKEEAATFLAYLVSDEPMEKFAVALGNLPGRSSLAGSAAFDELQDFGVWAEAASSPNAKSLASRPYSAEYATDLATAFDEVVRLTATPEEAIATVEERMASYASK encoded by the coding sequence ATGCACGTGAAGCACAACATGCGCCGACGCGTCCTGGTCGCCGGGGCGGTAGGCACGGCGACGATCGTCGCCCTGAGCGGCTGCGCCGGCGGCGGCGGTGATGCGGACGGCCCCACCGAGATCACGTTCTCGTACCTGTGGGGAGGGGAGGAGGCGAAGGCGCTGGAGGCGATCATCGCCGACTTCAACGCCAGTCAGGACGACATCGTCGTCAAGGGCGTCTCCAGCCCCGACACCCAGAAGCAGCTCACGTCGATGTCGTCGTCGAACGGCTCCTTCGACATCTCCGACAACTTCGGCAACACCGTCGGCGCCTGGGCTTCGAAGGGCATCCTCGCACCGCTCGACGAGGCGATCGCCGCCGAGGACATCGATGTCGACGACTTCGTCCCCAGCGCCATGGAGCAGATGACCTACGACGGCAAGATCTACTCGCTGCCGATCGCCATCCACAGCTTCCAGCTCCTCTACAACCCACAGCTTCTGGAGGAGGCCGGGGTCACCCCGCCGACCACGATGGACGAGCTCGCCGCCGCCATCCCGAAGCTCACCAAGAAGGACGCGTCGGGCAAGATCACGCAGCTCGGACTCGGCTCGGCGAACGACAGCACCACCCTCACGACCCTCGGCTACGCGTTCGGCGGGAGCTGGGACGGCGAAGACGGCCCGACCCCCGCGGAAGACGGGAACATCGAGGCCCTGCAGTGGTATCAGGACAACGTGATCGAGCCGGTCGGTGCCGACGCCATGGCCACGTTCGTGTCCGGACAGGGCGAGTACCTCTCCGCGCAGGACCCGTTCTTCAGCGGCCAGGTCGCCATGATCATCGACGGCGAGTGGCGGTCGGCCAGCGCCGCCAAGATCGCCCCCGAGTTCGAGTGGGGCGTGACCGCGATACCCGCCGCCTCGCCCGACCTGGAGAACAGCACGCAGGTCACCGCGAGCACCCTCTTCATCCCCGCGAACTCGAAGCACAAGGAGGAGGCGGCCACCTTCCTCGCCTACCTCGTGAGCGACGAGCCCATGGAGAAGTTCGCCGTCGCCCTCGGCAACCTCCCCGGCCGCTCCTCCCTCGCGGGCAGCGCCGCGTTCGACGAGCTGCAGGACTTCGGCGTCTGGGCGGAGGCCGCGTCCTCCCCGAACGCGAAGTCCCTGGCGAGCCGTCCGTACAGCGCCGAGTATGCGACCGACCTCGCGACCGCGTTCGACGAGGTCGTGCGACTGACCGCCACCCCGGAGGAGGCGATCGCGACCGTCGAGGAGCGCATGGCCTCCTACGCCTCGAAGTGA
- a CDS encoding carbohydrate ABC transporter permease, with product MTTATAPRVRQENAPAGPGAPVRRRRSRRTTLIGLAFASPFIVGFLFLFAYPIAASAYYSFTDFNLFQAPEWVGLDNYTQMFADGVFWKSLANTAVLTVFGVPLAIGIALAGAHLLNTPVRGQPLYRALVYLPSIVPVVVGGYLWRWLLNAQYGFINYFLSWFGIEGPAWLQQPEWTKPAIILMSLWTVGGTMIIYLAALQEVPKELYEAAELDGAGAWRRFTNVTWPTVSPVTLFQVIVSIIGFLQIFTQPYILSQERLNQAGSGPGQSMLSYAMYLYQNAFVFLKMGYASAMAWTLFIITLAVSLIVLATSRKWVHDGAR from the coding sequence GTGACCACGGCAACAGCACCCCGGGTCCGGCAGGAGAACGCTCCTGCCGGACCCGGCGCTCCCGTCCGGCGGCGCCGCAGCCGCCGGACCACGCTGATCGGCCTGGCTTTCGCGTCGCCGTTCATCGTCGGCTTCCTGTTCCTTTTCGCCTATCCGATCGCAGCGTCGGCGTACTACAGCTTCACCGACTTCAACCTGTTCCAGGCGCCGGAGTGGGTGGGGCTGGACAACTACACCCAGATGTTCGCCGACGGGGTCTTCTGGAAGTCGCTCGCCAACACAGCCGTGCTCACCGTCTTCGGCGTGCCGCTCGCGATCGGCATCGCGCTCGCCGGCGCGCACCTGCTGAACACGCCCGTGCGGGGCCAGCCGCTCTATCGCGCGCTCGTGTATCTCCCGTCGATCGTGCCGGTCGTCGTCGGCGGCTACCTGTGGCGCTGGCTGCTGAACGCCCAGTACGGCTTCATCAACTACTTCCTGTCGTGGTTCGGCATCGAGGGGCCGGCCTGGCTGCAGCAGCCGGAGTGGACAAAGCCCGCCATCATCCTCATGTCGTTGTGGACCGTCGGCGGCACCATGATCATCTACCTCGCCGCCCTGCAGGAGGTGCCGAAGGAGCTGTACGAGGCGGCCGAGCTCGACGGCGCGGGGGCGTGGCGCCGCTTCACGAACGTCACCTGGCCCACGGTCTCCCCGGTCACCCTGTTCCAGGTGATCGTGAGCATCATCGGGTTCCTGCAGATCTTCACGCAGCCCTACATCCTGTCGCAGGAGCGCCTCAACCAGGCGGGCTCGGGGCCGGGGCAGTCGATGCTCTCCTACGCGATGTACCTGTACCAGAACGCCTTCGTGTTCCTGAAGATGGGCTACGCCTCCGCCATGGCGTGGACTCTGTTCATCATCACGCTCGCCGTGAGCCTCATCGTGCTCGCGACCTCGAGGAAGTGGGTCCACGATGGTGCACGCTGA
- a CDS encoding carbohydrate ABC transporter permease, with amino-acid sequence MVHADISAPVRRPRRTRRTLRRVRQQIAVTLLALLFLFPLLVMLSTAFKTPGDVFSSPPTLLPAEWTTANFAEAFAQIPVWRYLANTLFVSGMSILGTVISCPLVAYALAKVKWRGARPLLILVLATMMLPPQVTLIPLFLVWNGLEATNTYLPLIVPAFLGTPFFIFMIRQFLLAVPDELIEAARLDGASEFRTYATIVLPLARPAIVTAAIFQFVWAWTDFLNPLIYLNDQSTYTLSIGLYAFFGENDVAWGPLMAACVMFTLPAVAIFLLGQKFFIGGASAGALK; translated from the coding sequence ATGGTGCACGCTGACATCTCCGCACCGGTGCGCCGGCCCCGCCGCACCCGGCGCACGCTCCGCCGCGTCCGGCAGCAGATCGCGGTGACGCTGCTCGCGCTGCTGTTCCTGTTCCCGCTGCTGGTGATGCTGTCGACCGCGTTCAAGACACCAGGCGACGTCTTCTCCTCCCCGCCCACCCTGCTGCCCGCCGAGTGGACGACGGCCAACTTCGCCGAGGCGTTCGCGCAGATCCCGGTGTGGCGCTACCTCGCCAACACGCTCTTCGTCTCGGGCATGAGCATCCTCGGCACGGTCATCTCCTGCCCCCTCGTCGCCTACGCGCTGGCGAAGGTGAAGTGGCGCGGCGCCCGACCGCTCCTGATCCTCGTGCTCGCCACGATGATGCTGCCGCCGCAGGTCACGCTGATCCCGCTGTTCCTCGTGTGGAACGGGCTGGAGGCGACGAACACCTACCTCCCGCTCATCGTCCCCGCGTTCCTGGGCACGCCGTTCTTCATCTTCATGATCCGGCAGTTCCTCCTCGCGGTGCCGGACGAGCTCATCGAGGCCGCCCGCCTGGACGGTGCCTCCGAGTTCCGCACTTACGCGACGATCGTGCTCCCGCTGGCGCGCCCGGCCATCGTGACCGCCGCGATCTTCCAGTTCGTCTGGGCGTGGACCGACTTCCTCAATCCCCTCATCTACCTCAACGACCAGTCGACGTACACGCTGTCCATCGGTCTGTACGCCTTCTTCGGGGAGAACGACGTGGCCTGGGGGCCGCTCATGGCCGCGTGCGTGATGTTCACCCTCCCGGCCGTGGCGATCTTCCTCCTCGGCCAGAAGTTCTTCATCGGCGGTGCCAGTGCAGGAGCCCTCAAGTGA
- a CDS encoding N-acetylmannosamine-6-phosphate 2-epimerase produces MTHESLALLRGRLVASVQASAGAPARDTHVIGALAESALLGGASGLRLNGPEDIRRVRPVTDAPIIGLHKVWNGVRNVITPERALAAGLAEAGADIIAVDATTEQFGTDFRLIGEIAAATGRPVMADVSTVAEGERAWAAGAAVVGTTLSGYTPHSPRQDDPDLDLVAALVAAGIPTIAEGRYQTPAQVRAAFDAGAFAVVVGGAITDPIALTRRFVAATPAARERV; encoded by the coding sequence GTGACCCATGAATCCCTCGCCCTCCTCCGCGGCCGGCTCGTCGCCTCGGTCCAGGCCTCCGCGGGAGCCCCCGCGAGAGACACCCACGTCATCGGCGCGCTCGCCGAGTCGGCGCTGCTCGGCGGTGCGAGCGGCTTGCGGCTCAACGGGCCGGAGGACATCCGTCGGGTGCGACCGGTGACCGATGCGCCGATCATCGGGCTCCACAAGGTCTGGAACGGCGTCCGCAACGTCATCACCCCGGAACGCGCGCTCGCCGCGGGGCTGGCGGAGGCCGGGGCCGACATCATCGCGGTGGACGCCACGACGGAGCAGTTCGGCACGGACTTCCGGCTCATCGGGGAGATCGCCGCGGCGACGGGGCGACCGGTGATGGCCGACGTGTCGACGGTCGCGGAGGGCGAGCGGGCCTGGGCGGCGGGGGCGGCGGTCGTCGGCACGACGCTGTCCGGCTACACCCCGCACTCGCCGCGTCAGGACGACCCTGACCTCGACCTTGTGGCCGCGCTCGTCGCCGCGGGGATCCCGACCATCGCCGAGGGTCGCTACCAGACCCCTGCGCAGGTGCGCGCGGCCTTTGACGCCGGGGCCTTTGCAGTCGTCGTCGGCGGAGCGATCACCGATCCGATCGCCCTCACGCGTCGGTTCGTCGCCGCGACGCCGGCCGCCCGGGAGCGCGTGTGA
- a CDS encoding ROK family protein, with amino-acid sequence MIVGVDIGGTKIAVAGFRAEPGGARRRATAVHTLPTPAREGGEAIVRAVVDAIDVIRGGKQLAAVGVGTAGVVDQDGGITSATDAISGWAGFPLRATLIRALDAPVVVVNDVHAAAVAEATAGAGRGARGLLMVTVGTGIGGAVVLPDGLRAGVTGTAGSVGHTELALPPGLAGRRCGCGGVGHVEAVASGPALEQTYLERTGTARTLRDVDAAARAGEPVAEEVIAEGAAFLGRALAGAQALLDVEVVAVGGGVAAIGERYLAGVARAYREAAMPGPSTARVRSAELGVDATVTGAAVLARV; translated from the coding sequence GTGATCGTCGGGGTCGACATCGGCGGGACGAAGATCGCCGTCGCCGGGTTCCGTGCGGAGCCGGGCGGGGCGCGCCGTCGCGCCACCGCCGTGCACACCCTGCCGACGCCGGCTCGGGAGGGTGGCGAGGCCATCGTGCGGGCGGTCGTCGATGCGATCGATGTGATCCGCGGCGGGAAGCAGCTCGCGGCGGTCGGCGTGGGCACTGCGGGCGTGGTGGATCAGGACGGCGGCATCACCTCCGCCACCGATGCGATCAGCGGCTGGGCGGGCTTCCCGCTGCGTGCGACGCTCATCCGAGCCCTCGATGCCCCGGTGGTCGTCGTCAACGACGTGCACGCGGCGGCGGTCGCGGAGGCCACGGCAGGGGCGGGTCGGGGAGCGCGTGGTCTGCTGATGGTCACGGTCGGCACCGGCATCGGGGGAGCCGTCGTCCTCCCGGACGGTCTCCGCGCGGGTGTGACCGGCACGGCGGGATCGGTCGGGCACACCGAGCTCGCCCTCCCGCCAGGACTGGCCGGTCGTCGATGCGGCTGCGGAGGGGTCGGGCACGTCGAGGCCGTGGCCTCCGGTCCGGCGTTGGAGCAGACGTACCTCGAGCGCACCGGCACGGCGCGCACGCTGCGGGACGTGGACGCGGCCGCTCGTGCCGGGGAGCCGGTCGCCGAAGAGGTGATCGCGGAGGGGGCGGCGTTCCTCGGGCGCGCGCTGGCCGGGGCGCAGGCGCTTTTGGACGTGGAGGTCGTCGCCGTCGGCGGCGGCGTGGCGGCCATCGGGGAGCGGTATCTCGCCGGGGTCGCCCGCGCCTACCGCGAGGCGGCGATGCCGGGCCCGTCGACGGCCCGGGTGCGATCCGCGGAGCTCGGGGTCGATGCGACCGTCACCGGGGCTGCGGTGCTGGCACGGGTCTGA
- a CDS encoding PadR family transcriptional regulator, giving the protein MNNAFPSTPFGGNGSNGGDFAGGLGNLFGGSQGPAGALFEAMDQLRKSFESRPSGGSRMARGDVRAAVLSLLTERPMHGYQIINEIAERSGGTWKPSAGSVYPTLQLLADEGLIEAEEQNGRKTYALTEAGRAVAAESTETPPWVPSSDKDRSRDARYSALPKAGVDLAAAAAQVGRSGSPEQVQQAIEVLDEARRRLYTILAQD; this is encoded by the coding sequence ATGAACAACGCATTCCCCTCCACCCCGTTCGGCGGCAACGGCAGCAACGGCGGCGACTTCGCCGGCGGCCTCGGCAACCTCTTCGGTGGCTCGCAGGGTCCGGCCGGAGCACTGTTCGAAGCGATGGACCAGCTCCGCAAGTCGTTCGAGTCGCGTCCCTCCGGCGGGTCCCGCATGGCCCGCGGCGACGTGCGCGCCGCCGTGCTCTCGCTCCTCACCGAGCGACCGATGCACGGCTACCAGATCATCAACGAGATCGCCGAGCGCAGCGGCGGTACCTGGAAGCCCAGTGCCGGCTCCGTCTACCCGACGCTTCAGCTCCTCGCCGACGAGGGCCTGATCGAGGCCGAGGAGCAGAACGGCCGCAAGACCTACGCCCTCACCGAGGCCGGCCGGGCCGTCGCCGCGGAGAGCACCGAGACCCCGCCGTGGGTGCCGTCCTCCGACAAGGACCGCAGTCGTGACGCCCGGTACAGCGCTCTGCCGAAGGCGGGAGTCGATCTCGCCGCCGCGGCCGCGCAGGTCGGGCGCAGCGGCTCCCCGGAGCAGGTGCAGCAGGCCATCGAGGTGCTCGACGAGGCCCGCCGTAGGCTGTACACGATCCTCGCCCAGGACTGA